A genomic region of uncultured Paludibaculum sp. contains the following coding sequences:
- a CDS encoding acyltransferase has product MQATTTPTRAARIAYSASTRSRIPSLDGMRAISILLVLFGHLVGTDRFWFTEVTEPVRALAKFGVHVFFVISGYLITRILMGEWHRTGSISIGRFYTRRAFRILPVAIAYLGVVAVLAWAGVVPMLWSDFLHAASYTMNFIDGPSWAVGHLWSLSVEEQFYILWPLALVVLRWHRAQMACLLFVIAAPALRIATKLHYGHAAWWAPTDADAIAIGCLLASLGPRLASWPGYLRLLRSPVPLLSLAIPAAGIALAEHQGLSYLLMQAAHLSVALLIDKYVRFPESLGGGLLNSTVLTHLGVLSYSLYIWQELFLDRTSTLAIARFPVNIICALCVAVVSYRFVEQPFLAWRERLQRRP; this is encoded by the coding sequence ATGCAAGCCACGACAACGCCCACTCGTGCCGCGCGGATTGCCTATTCAGCGTCCACGCGGAGCCGGATTCCCAGCCTGGATGGCATGCGGGCGATCTCCATCCTGCTCGTGTTGTTTGGGCACCTTGTGGGCACGGACCGATTCTGGTTCACCGAGGTGACGGAGCCCGTGCGCGCACTGGCCAAGTTCGGCGTCCACGTGTTCTTCGTGATCTCGGGCTACCTCATCACGCGCATCCTCATGGGGGAGTGGCACAGAACCGGATCGATCAGCATTGGCCGGTTCTACACTCGGCGCGCATTTCGCATTCTTCCGGTCGCGATTGCTTACTTAGGTGTGGTCGCGGTGCTGGCGTGGGCCGGCGTAGTGCCGATGTTGTGGAGCGACTTCCTGCACGCGGCGTCCTACACGATGAACTTTATCGACGGGCCGTCGTGGGCGGTTGGGCATCTCTGGTCGCTGTCGGTGGAGGAGCAGTTCTACATCCTCTGGCCGTTGGCTTTGGTGGTCCTCCGTTGGCATCGTGCGCAGATGGCCTGTCTGCTTTTCGTGATTGCCGCGCCGGCGCTACGCATTGCGACAAAACTCCACTACGGACATGCGGCCTGGTGGGCGCCCACGGACGCCGACGCGATTGCGATTGGCTGCTTGCTTGCGAGTCTCGGACCGCGGTTGGCGTCATGGCCCGGCTATTTGCGCCTGCTACGGTCGCCGGTCCCGCTTCTCTCGTTGGCAATTCCCGCGGCGGGCATCGCTCTGGCCGAGCACCAGGGCCTCTCCTATCTCCTCATGCAGGCCGCGCATCTGAGTGTGGCGCTGCTGATCGACAAATATGTGCGCTTCCCAGAGAGCCTGGGCGGTGGCCTGCTGAACTCGACCGTTCTGACCCACCTCGGCGTGCTGAGTTATTCCCTGTACATCTGGCAGGAGTTGTTTCTCGATCGGACGTCGACGCTTGCCATAGCGCGGTTTCCCGTCAACATCATCTGTGCGCTTTGTGTGGCCGTGGTGTCATACCGGTTCGTGGAACAGCCCTTTCTCGCGTGGCGTGAGCGGCTGCAACGGCGCCCGTGA